The DNA segment GCCAGAATTCTATGTTTATCTGCATTGAAGGATAATGGGTCATTACATCTCACATCTAATTCCACTTCCGATGCCAATAGCATGGTTGCTTCTACGTTGTTCTCAAcacaattttgaaaaaataacaaaatatctCAACAAGGTAAAACAGATGCCTGGACACAAAGAAGTAAATATCTACAGAACTCAATCACAGGTATTGGCCAAACTCTGTGGCAACAACATTCATATGTATCATCCTGTATCTCACGAAGTTCAAGCATTTCACCTACTTCATCACGGTTGCTATGAAGTTCTCCACTGCATCTCTATCTGAATCTGACCATTTTTGGAATCAATGAGGTGGTACTTCTCATTGATCCGCTTGTTGCTGATCACATCTGCGAGGCTTATATCAATGTAGCCTAAGGTTTCCTGAATAAATTAAAATACTCATCAGTAATTCTGATATTCATCATGCACAAGTCGAGAAAGTAAAATTTTGGCATGGGACAGAACTTCCAGGCACAAAACAAATACCTTGCCGTGTATCAATCCTTTCTTTGAAGCTTTACTTAGAACTTCAATATGCAGTTTATCATTTACAGGGGGTTCCTCGCATACAAACTCGAATTCGTCCTCCCACCGTGGATCCCTGTTTTTCTTGATTACCTACAAAATTGAGGTAGAATTTTAtaggttgggggggggggggggggggcgcatGAGATCATACCACAAACAATTTCAGTGCAGATGTTCAAGTGAATAATATTTGCAAGATATTAGTAcctttgttttcttctcttctcctttgAAAATTATCTTTGCATATGGGTTTGTGTGATGCTTTCCTTCAAGATCTTGAGCTTCATGAACAACAACATAAAGCAGTCCTCCACCAGCTGGAGTACCATCAGGAGCTTTCTCCACCACATCAGCATTATCGATGCCTTCTTTCTCCATATCCTCTTCCTTGAAAGGCTTATATGTCACCTCCAGAGTAAGCTGACCACGGGACTTCTCATTTTGTACATCATTAGGATCCATCGTCTTAAGCAAGTTAACAGTCATGACTTTAGTCTCATCTGCGGGAAGTTCTTTCAACAGAATGTTGTTCATGCCCATTTTCTCATGCTTGCCAACCTGTATACATCAAAAGAAATAATCATGTCTTTTTTGGTATAAAAAATGCAGAAAAAAGTAGCGGATTTCATTAATGAAGCGGTCCATACCTGTTCCCAATCAAAGACATTAATTTCCAGTGCCTGAGTTTCAGGGTCTGTCACAACAAATTTGAAATCCTCATTCCACTCTGGATTGAGATTGCTACGCTTCACCGTTGTTTTCTTGGACGGAAGCTTGTCATCTGACATCTTAAGTTTCACATATGGGTCCGATTTACCCAACAGATCCTTCTTTCGCAGGTTTTGAGCTCTTAAAACTTTCACAAGTAGAATTCCAACAGGCTTCTTAGAAGCTCTGCAAATAGATGGAACCATTAATGTGGCATCTCAAAAACTGCATACAAACAAATAATAGACTAAGTGATAGATAATGTACTTTGAGGGATCCATTATGGGAACTTCCAATGTCTTTGGCCACAAATACATGCTCGCAACTTGCTTTTTTATGGTCTCCTGCAAATGCACAAATGGAAGTGGTCAAAATATGAACTACTTGTACTGAATGGAGTGAGGCAGTCTGTGGCACATCCACTGTAATGGCTAAGATAGACACCATCAAATAACATCAAGTCAAGGGCTCAAGGCTATAGGATATGAAATTATAGCAAACAAGAAATATCTTGCTTTTGCTACATAAGAATGTGTGTACGAATCTAAGTCTAAGCACGTGTAGACCAATAACAGAAGCAAGTTACAGTACCACATTACAAGTTTGCTGTGAATGTTAAAAGAACTGTAGCAGTTCTTTCATGACGGCTCACTTTAGCTCTACGTATTTCTAGCAAACTAATGAAAATCTCAACACCATAGACCAACAAACTTTCACATAAGAAGGCTCAAAGTAGGAGTCAGGAATACCTGAACAAATCTGTAAAGACCAGGGATAGCCATTAAATCTGCTCCGAAAAGTTTCAGCCCGAAGTCAACGTGTGGCTGCCAAACCAACATAACTAGTAAGAAGGTTGCCAGCAGGGTAATAAACATACAAGCGATCAGATATCAGACCTTCTCCATGAGAGAAACAAGGATTTTTGCGAAGCAAGGAAATGTAGGGACCAATGGCTTCAGAGTAATACGAGGTGAAGCAAAGACTTGCAGATCCACAATCTGAAATTTTGTTTCACATGAACAATGAATAACTTAATTAGCTCAATTCTATATCATATCACATAATGAGAACACCAATTACTACTTCAGcccatgacaaaaaaaaaaacctggacAGTTGCTTTCAACCCATAAGCCTTTACAACAACAGTGACATTGGGATTTGCAGCCCACTTAAGAGATGGTTCCATTATCAATTCTTGTTCTTCTGTGACATACACTTTCATTCCTGGAGAAGCAAATATCATACAACAGATTCAGTGTAATGCCAGGGTACAAAGAGAGCTGAGCACATAGAACATTATTGTCCACCATACATGTTTATGGTGATGTCCATATGACATTAACTTACAATAAGTAATAAACAAGCTGTACAGACCTATGGCTATAATGCATAGAGTTGGTCATAAAAACATAGTATGACAGCTTAGTGGGAACAAAGTAGTAGCAATGCATTCATATTCTATATCTCCAGCGATGCAAACCATAACAACTCTGATGCTGATTTGATTACAGTTGATCGTAAAGCAAGTTGATATGAGCACAACTGTTTGCACAATATACAGAAACAAGGGCCAGTTCTAAGGAAAAGACATGTGAACTacatatgtatgcatgtatataaagAGAAAGTGCACTAACCTTGAAAGGTGGGTGGTAAGCTACCCAATGTAAGTGATTCAAACTCAATAGATTCTAGTTTATACGTCTTCCTGTTCTCTTCAATGATTGGCTTTGCAATATCCAGTGCAGTTCTGCAGATCGCCTACAGGATAAATGCACAATAAAGTTTCTATTGTCAATCAGAGAGATCCATTTCATTCTTGGTGACTTGGTGTAGTCTACAGCAAGATAAGGGTACCTTGTTGAGGTAAGGCCACATCATCTCCAAAAATCTATTCAGCCAATCAATCTAACAAAGAATAAGAGGAAGATGAGAAATATGAGATAAGCTAGCATTGATGCTGTTCAAGTGCATGAGTTTTCTTCAGCGAGTAGATGATAGTTTAAAGAATGGGTAAGCATACTCTATCATAGTCAGGATTCTTGACCCACAAAGGAATTTCAGGAAGGATACCGTCCAACGATATTGAGTCATATTCGACAAGTGGGCGAACTTTGACGTCCTGAAAGGCAATCAGAGGAAGAAATTACCCCCATGCAGCACAACAATATGGTGCATTACAccaagaaaaactcaaatgtgtgCTGTTCCAGTACATATGGTATCAATGGAcatgtacatgcatatatatagtgtaATAGGTCATCATACACCAACTGAAAGGTTGCCTTTATTTGAAAATCATGAAAGATATCGTTTAAACAcccaaataaaataatagatgCTTATATATGGCATATTAACAGTATGTGGTTGAGACTAACTGAATTAGGACTTCACAAAAAAACTAAATGAGTTCATCAATGCCTCCGTCGTCAAATTATTTTCTGTAACAGCAAGAGCCAAACTGTTCCCAGGCCATTTTGGTTGTAAGGTGTAGACATCTGTTAATAAGCAGCACCACACATTCCACAACACAAGTATTCATTATATGACAATATGATAAAATTTTATACAGTATGAAAGGAAGAGAATCATTGAAATATAGATGTGCACCTTGACATCAGTTGGCTGGAAGTAGATGAAGAAGTAGTATCCGATGACAATACCAGCGGAGAATCCAAAGCCAAACCCAGAGAAACCAAGCACCGTACTAATCACACCCATCTCAGACTCGTTTTAGTACCTCCAAAGTTATAGCAGATTTCAGCCTAAGGCTGCAAAAATCAAACATGTCGGAAGATGAAACAAAGGCTTACACTCAGGTAAATTAATCAATTGAAACACTTCATTCAGCTGAATCATGAGAGAACAACAAGTGGTCTAGCCAGATCCCTATCACTAGCTCGtacctcctcttttttttttttggtgaaaataCTCTATTCAGCTTTTTGCGTGAGAGCATCAAAATATCCCGGCATAAGCAAAATTCAGAGCAAACAGATTTGAACAAATTGCAGAAAGCAACATGGAGCAACTTCCAACATTAGAAACTGGAGGGGCCCATCAATCAAGATTTCCCCCCTAGTACGACAGTATGACAGTAACCTTCACCCGCatatcacccaaaaaaaaaaggtacatgtTGAAAgttcttttaataaaaaatagtgaaaacGACCTGCAGGAGACTGATAGAAACAAAGTTTAGCACAGCTAATGCCAATTGGTTCGGTAACAAGAAGATATAGTCATATGGTGAAGAGAAAACTtgtaaactttaaaaatgatAACGCAGATTTCAGAATAATATAGGCTGGAACCACCCAAAGTTGCAATgttttaattaaataattaagcGAGAAGACAAAAGATGGATTCAAGTGGTGGAAGAAAAGAACATCAAAGGTGTGCTTTACGGATGGTTTCTTGCTTGGCTGTGGGGTTGGCGCTTTAATCTTTGCTTTTGGGGTGGGTTTCGTATTAGAGCAAATCCGTTGTACACCAAACTGAAGATTTCAACAAAATATAGTGGTGGGATCTGcttgtgaaaaaaaagagaataaagtTCGCTTGGAGGTAGGACAGAGAATATTGTTACAGAGTGTGAAATTTTCTCTTGTTCGATTAAATAGAATTCAACCAAAAACATGAAATGAATTGCACAGTTTATCTATGCTAGATTCACAAATTTACATTATTCATAATATTGCTCAAACAACACATCCGCGCACAGTGTTCACATACGAAAGGTAATTCCAAACGGAAGCAAATTAGTTTTGCCGAATTCACTGACTCACTTCATGCATGTTTCTCCTAAATAAGACATGATTCGATAATTGTCTCAAATCGACGTTAATCGccagcaaataaaaaaaagtcgcACGAAAATGTACCCCAAAAATGGTGAACCCAATCCGCCCCTACGATTGCACggatcaaaaattcaaaatcgatCCTacagtgggaaaaaaaaaaccctagacGAATCCAACTTTAGCCGCAACCGGACAGACGAGAAAAACACCCAACAAAAATCAAAAACTCCCATCCAATCCTACAACAGCCCAAAAATCCAGGCAACGAACAAAAACCTAGATCGCCCCCCAACGCGAGAACGACGACCGATCCGAGCAgtcggggaagaggaagaggaggaggagacgaaccagtgagagagagagcccGCTCCTCGGCCAGTCACCCCCCCTGCGATTCAGGCCATGGAACTCGCTCCGATCCGGTTGTGAGTGCTCGGAATCGGATTCGCCGAGGCGAGGAGATGGAATTTGGGGGGAagccggaggtggaggaggagaggtcggGGTCGCACGTTGCGTTGCGGCGCCTCACGCGCGTGAGGCCGCGATCcaaggtgtgtgtgtgtgtggggggggggggggggggggtggaagagggaggagggagacgagTGCCTAATTAAAGAAGCGAAGCGAGTTTGATTtgtttcctctcctctcctctcctgcctGCTGCTGGATGGGTGTGAAGTGTGAACTGTGGTGGAGTCGGATAAGTGATCTCGGGGACGCCGACGTGTGGGGACCGGGGATGGTCATGGTCCTCCCTGGCTcatctgcccccccccccccccccccccccccaactttTGTAGTTCAAACCTTTTCTTGTCTTGTGTCGTGCAGTACCAAAAATCAGCGAAATTTGCGTGAAGTGTTTTAAAAAGGATCCTTTCGAACGTATGAATGggaaaggattttttttttaggatttgaatCATAAAATTCCGATGTAGTTATTCGCAGCAAATGATTGGTCCTCGAAAT comes from the Oryza glaberrima chromosome 9, OglaRS2, whole genome shotgun sequence genome and includes:
- the LOC127784386 gene encoding synaptotagmin-2-like, which produces MGVISTVLGFSGFGFGFSAGIVIGYYFFIYFQPTDVKDVKVRPLVEYDSISLDGILPEIPLWVKNPDYDRIDWLNRFLEMMWPYLNKAICRTALDIAKPIIEENRKTYKLESIEFESLTLGSLPPTFQGMKVYVTEEQELIMEPSLKWAANPNVTVVVKAYGLKATVQIVDLQVFASPRITLKPLVPTFPCFAKILVSLMEKPHVDFGLKLFGADLMAIPGLYRFVQETIKKQVASMYLWPKTLEVPIMDPSKASKKPVGILLVKVLRAQNLRKKDLLGKSDPYVKLKMSDDKLPSKKTTVKRSNLNPEWNEDFKFVVTDPETQALEINVFDWEQVGKHEKMGMNNILLKELPADETKVMTVNLLKTMDPNDVQNEKSRGQLTLEVTYKPFKEEDMEKEGIDNADVVEKAPDGTPAGGGLLYVVVHEAQDLEGKHHTNPYAKIIFKGEEKKTKVIKKNRDPRWEDEFEFVCEEPPVNDKLHIEVLSKASKKGLIHGKETLGYIDISLADVISNKRINEKYHLIDSKNGQIQIEMQWRTS